A single genomic interval of Isorropodon fossajaponicum endosymbiont JTNG4 harbors:
- a CDS encoding UPF0149 family protein, translating into MSNKLNFDQLKTTLYHLNTDDTISSAHGILCGLACVKLDLSLDLSLDDWLNEVLVSIDLNNLNEKSAHEASAQIFNKTLSQLSDETLDFQLLIADDEEKLGAQASTLIQWCQGYLSGLGLQKVSTTDEDALEMIKDLYEISRLDTNLLDNERNAQDLNEIIEFVRMGYIADSRNSLAFQTRLH; encoded by the coding sequence ATGAGTAATAAACTTAACTTTGATCAATTAAAAACCACGTTGTATCATCTAAATACAGATGATACCATCTCTAGCGCGCATGGTATTTTATGTGGCCTTGCTTGCGTCAAGCTTGACCTTAGTCTTGACCTTAGTCTTGATGATTGGCTTAATGAAGTGCTGGTGAGTATTGATTTAAATAATCTTAATGAAAAATCTGCTCATGAAGCATCGGCACAAATTTTTAATAAAACCTTGTCACAACTGAGTGATGAAACCCTAGATTTTCAATTACTCATTGCTGATGACGAGGAAAAATTAGGCGCACAAGCCAGCACGCTAATACAGTGGTGTCAGGGTTATTTATCAGGCTTAGGCTTGCAAAAAGTCTCAACCACAGATGAAGATGCCTTAGAAATGATTAAGGATTTGTACGAAATATCAAGACTTGATACTAACTTACTTGACAATGAGAGAAATGCCCAAGATCTGAATGAAATTATTGAATTTGTGCGCATGGGGTACATTGCTGATTCAAGAAACTCTCTAGCCTTTCAAACAAGACTACACTAG